Proteins found in one Aethina tumida isolate Nest 87 chromosome 1, icAetTumi1.1, whole genome shotgun sequence genomic segment:
- the LOC109606198 gene encoding uncharacterized protein LOC109606198: MSESHFDEYEHYNFMYDKQIYSGHSGKQRTKKEVSEHTNHNDPCGHSRKILTKLMNTETNKKGKH; encoded by the coding sequence atgtctGAGAGCCATTTCGACGAGTACGAACATTACAACTTCATGTACGACAAGCAGATTTACAGTGGACACAGCGGTAAACAGCGTACAAAGAAAGAAGTAAGCGAACACACCAACCACAACGATCCTTGTGGACACTCCAGGAAGATCCTTACCAAACTCATGAACACCGAAACAAACAAGAAGGGGAAACACTGA
- the LOC109598037 gene encoding G1/S-specific cyclin-E1, producing the protein MSEHKQECEDSSRNKDGNQYMDSEYGDTNKMSFQELLKMHTKQTVWGFKFGEEVMANTKFRDKSIQEKKKDEGEQKEFTLESQDMEDKDEPGPSKITEQKTPHSRTRASVSRSSKRKSTRQNDFVSPQKTRRAPLPLMNWADSKEVWLFMVYKEEASLNLRNPRLFEDFSNFMPRMRAILLDWVMEVCEVYHLRRVTYYLSVDYFDRFLSIRPDVPKNQLQLVGVTCLFLASKLEEIYPPKLTEFSYVCDGACSPEEILACELLILNSLGWDLNIMTPSDWLNLYMQIHFQAPNVTRQKLHIDINKQFLFPQYSGYQFTRASQLLDMFSLDPGFLKFSYSTLAAAAMYFMYGKKAALSASGLTWKQLQPCAEYMAVFYHVIRDSCDPKLISCKGEIAAEEAANRTLANIRFNVKNLVKDENHSLQTHVVNMDYFEKSAIIRLEQMGLKVEKTYVKKRKSQKNDDNEKEDIDDINEKDYVEVCMYDVEKMGCEATSLNEENLNLISSSSDADLVVSDDKAVLTFDEILEGIVKCNKKNIPVQLQTSREMLEEDSDRHQY; encoded by the coding sequence ATGAGCGAACATAAGCAGGAATGCGAAGATTCGTCGAGAAACAAAGATGGAAACCAATACATGGACAGCGAATACGGCGACACGAACAAGATGTCATTCCAGGAGTTGCTTAAGATGCACACGAAACAAACAGTTTGGGGTTTTAAATTCGGTGAGGAAGTGATGGCGAACACGAAGTTCCGCGACAAGTCGATCCAGGAGAAGAAGAAGGACGAGGGGGAGCAGAAGGAGTTCACGTTGGAATCGCAAGACATGGAAGACAAAGATGAGCCTGGACCGTCAAAAATCACGGAACAGAAAACGCCACACTCGCGGACGAGAGCTTCGGTCAGTAGGAGCAGCAAAAGGAAGAGCACCAGACAAAATGACTTCGTGTCTCCGCAGAAGACTCGCAGGGCGCCTTTGCCTTTGATGAACTGGGCAGATAGTAAAGAGGTGTGGCTGTTTATGGTGTACAAGGAAGAGGCGTCGTTGAATCTACGCAATCCTAGGTTGTTTGAAGACTTCTCCAATTTCATGCCGCGCATGAGAGCGATTCTTCTCGACTGGGTTATGGAGGTCTGCGAGGTTTACCATCTGCGGAGGGTCACCTATTATTTAAGTGTCGATTATTTCGATCGGTTCTTGTCAATCCGACCGGACGTTCCTAAGAACCAACTCCAGTTAGTTGGGGTTACTTGTTTGTTCTTGGCTTCTAAACTAGAGGAGATCTACCCGCCAAAACTAACTGAATTCTCGTATGTGTGCGACGGAGCGTGCAGTCCAGAAGAAATTTTAGCTTGTGAACTGTTAATTTTGAACAGCTTAGGATGGGATTTGAACATAATGACACCTAGTGATTGGCTGAACCTTTACATGCAAATACATTTCCAAGCCCCCAATGTTACAAGgcaaaaattacacatagaCATCAACAAACAGTTCCTATTTCCACAGTATTCAGGATATCAATTTACTAGAGCATCACAGTTATTAGATATGTTCTCTTTAGATCCgggatttttgaaatttagttacAGCACGTTAGCTGCTGCCGcaatgtattttatgtatggCAAAAAAGCTGCTCTGTCAGCCTCAGGCTTGACGTGGAAACAATTACAACCTTGTGCTGAGTACATGGCTGTTTTCTACCATGTAATAAGAGATTCTTGCGACCCAAAATTAATCTCTTGTAAAGGGGAAATAGCAGCAGAAGAAGCAGCAAACAGAACATTAGCAAACATACGTTTCAACGTGAAGAACTTGGTAAAGGATGAGAATCATTCGTTGCAGACTCATGTAGTTAACATGGACTATTTCGAGAAATCGGCGATTATTAGGCTGGAACAAATGGGTTTAAAGGTGGAGAAGACGTATGTGAAAAAAAGGAAGTCGCAAAAGAATGACGATAACGAAAAGGAAGATATTGACGATATTAATGAAAAGGACTACGTTGAAGTGTGCATGTACGATGTTGAAAAAATGGGATGTGAGGCCACGTCattaaatgaagaaaactTGAATCTTATTTCATCGAGTTCGGATGCCGATTTGGTTGTTTCCGATGACAAAGCTGTTTTAACTTTCGATGAGATTCTGGAAGGTATCGTCAAatgcaacaaaaaaaatatacctgTACAACTTCAAACTAGTAGGGAAATGTTAGAAGAAGACTCTGATCGACATCAGTACTAG